The following are from one region of the Carassius auratus strain Wakin chromosome 43, ASM336829v1, whole genome shotgun sequence genome:
- the LOC113061221 gene encoding LOW QUALITY PROTEIN: gigaxonin (The sequence of the model RefSeq protein was modified relative to this genomic sequence to represent the inferred CDS: deleted 1 base in 1 codon; substituted 1 base at 1 genomic stop codon), producing the protein MNRFLFRKTFWLLLVHTSEGYLFAIGGMNENKTVFSSGEKYDPVTNTWTQIPPMMQARQHFAIAELDGMVYVLGGENEDTEVLLTMEVFDPHCSVXRTQPKMTTVRKFSCCATMKKRLYVLGGGSYGKIYDSVESYDPKTQQWTTVCPLKERRFGTVACGIGQELYVFGGVRNRDADNPESSQVTICKSEFFHDELKRWVLLDDQNLYIQSTSSFVYGAVPIGASIYVVGELDTATWPFWNNVREFRRSTGTTRPLMASDLSRTSCATLRIANCKLFRLQLHQGQFQIRVQST; encoded by the exons AGGGGTACCTGTTTGCAATAGGAGGAATGAATGAGAATAAAACAGTCTTTAGCAGTGGAGAGAAATATGACCCAGTGACCAACACCTGGACTCAAATCCCACCGATGATGCAG GCCAGACAGCACTTCGCCATTGCAGAGTTGGATGGGATGGTCTATGTTTTAGGTGGAGAGAACGAGGATACTGAGGTCCTCCTCACAATGGAGGTGTTTGACCCCCATTGCAGTGTTTGAAGAACACAACCAAAAATGACCACAGTGCGCAAA TTCAGTTGCTGTGCCACCATGAAAAAGAGACTGTATGTT TTGGGTGGAGGATCTTATGGAAAGATTTATGACTCTGTGGAGAGCTATGACCCCAAAACCCAACAGTGGACTACAGTCTGCCCTCTTAAGGAAAGGAG GTTTGGCACAGTAGCATGTGGGATTGGACAAGAGCTCTATGTATTTGGTGGTGTGAGGAACAGAGACGCTGACAACCCAGAGTCCAGTCAGGTGACCATCTGCAAGTCTGAGTTCTTTCACGATGAGCTAAAAAG atggGTGCTTTTAGATGACCAGAACCTCTACATACAGTCCACATCGTCTTTTGTTTATGGAGCTGTTCCCATTGGTGCCAGTATATATGTTGTTGGAGAGCTTGACACTG CCACATGGCCATTTTGGAATAATGTGCGGGAGTTCCGCAGAAGCACAGGTACCACCAGACCCCTCATGGCCTCTGATCTGAGCAGGACGAGCTGTGCCACCCTACGCATTGCTAACTGTAAGCTGTTCCGCCTGCAGCTCCATCAGGGACAGTTCCAGATCCGGGTTCAATCCACATAA